One Verrucomicrobiota bacterium genomic window carries:
- a CDS encoding arylsulfatase — translation MLSSLRFVLLFLLFSFGLAWGKPNIIYIMVDDLGYGDLSCFGQKMFKTPNIDQLAEEGRIFTDYHSGNTVCRPSRLALWTGIEPSHAPITGNAPYAMQDSDVTVGELLQEAGYITGGVGKWAMFNGKEGHPNDHGFDFWMGYLDQSNAHNFYPPYLWRNREKIPLKGNLAGPTHEPYRGRIANGRETYSHDVMTEEALGFIKTNAKNPFLLHVHWTIPHANNEGGRVWQDGMEVPSYGEFEEKDWPNPEKGFAAMITHMDRDVGRIMTLLKELRIDENTLVIFTSDNGPHHEGNHDHEFFDSNGPLKGYKRDLYEGGIRVPMIARWPARIEQGTRSDFASAFWDWLPTACELAGVKTPDHVDGMSLVSALFGKVEKRLSPLIWKYNESRSEKVAIRLGNWKAIRNAVDADWELYDLSTDIGEESDLASKNQELLAGLIKLLEEG, via the coding sequence CTTGGGGCAAGCCCAATATTATCTACATTATGGTGGATGATTTGGGTTACGGTGACTTGAGCTGTTTTGGCCAAAAGATGTTTAAGACGCCGAACATTGATCAATTGGCGGAGGAGGGTAGAATCTTTACTGATTACCATTCCGGGAATACGGTTTGTCGTCCTTCCCGACTGGCACTGTGGACGGGAATTGAACCTAGTCACGCACCCATTACAGGAAATGCCCCTTACGCGATGCAGGACTCCGATGTGACCGTGGGTGAATTGCTCCAGGAAGCCGGGTATATAACAGGTGGAGTAGGTAAGTGGGCCATGTTTAATGGAAAGGAAGGTCATCCCAATGATCATGGATTTGATTTTTGGATGGGTTATTTGGACCAGAGTAACGCACACAATTTTTATCCGCCTTACCTGTGGCGCAATCGCGAAAAAATTCCTTTGAAAGGTAACCTGGCAGGTCCAACTCACGAACCCTATAGGGGCCGAATAGCAAATGGCCGTGAAACCTACTCACACGATGTGATGACTGAAGAAGCTCTTGGTTTCATAAAAACGAATGCCAAGAACCCATTCCTCCTGCATGTTCATTGGACGATTCCTCACGCGAACAACGAGGGTGGACGCGTTTGGCAGGATGGAATGGAAGTTCCGAGTTACGGTGAGTTTGAGGAAAAAGACTGGCCGAATCCGGAAAAAGGATTTGCGGCGATGATTACTCATATGGACCGGGATGTAGGAAGAATAATGACTTTACTAAAAGAGCTAAGAATCGACGAAAATACCCTGGTGATTTTTACGTCTGATAATGGACCGCATCACGAAGGAAATCATGATCATGAGTTCTTTGATTCGAACGGACCACTGAAAGGCTACAAACGTGATCTGTATGAAGGTGGAATTCGCGTCCCTATGATCGCTCGTTGGCCCGCAAGGATAGAACAAGGAACCCGTTCCGATTTTGCATCCGCTTTCTGGGATTGGTTGCCAACCGCCTGTGAGTTGGCAGGTGTGAAAACTCCTGATCATGTCGACGGGATGTCGCTCGTTTCTGCATTGTTTGGTAAGGTGGAAAAACGGCTTTCTCCATTGATTTGGAAATACAATGAATCCCGTAGTGAGAAAGTTGCGATTCGCCTGGGAAATTGGAAAGCCATTCGCAATGCCGTAGACGCGGATTGGGAGTTGTACGATTTATCGACCGATATTGGCGAGGAAAGTGATTTGGCCTCCAAAAACCAGGAGTTGCTGGCAGGATTGATTAAGCTTCTTGAGGAAGGGTGA
- a CDS encoding DUF1080 domain-containing protein yields the protein MKCLPIFSITIVLSLCIACSAVKEDSTNTVSLFNGKNLDGWEIQNGGQFSVQDGVMKINKGTGWLRSNGTYGDFTMTMEFRFLEKGANSGIFVRTGATSKDDENGWPDNGYQVQCIDETVHQYPLGFIIPYGAPEFQSKSSIEALKSVYKPAGEWHSYEITCKGDTMNIKLNGAVITTATSIKNLTGHVGIQAEDGLLEFRKIEIEQL from the coding sequence ATGAAATGTCTCCCTATTTTCTCTATCACCATTGTTCTGTCACTTTGCATCGCTTGCTCTGCAGTCAAAGAAGATTCCACTAATACCGTTTCACTGTTTAATGGTAAAAACCTCGATGGCTGGGAAATCCAGAACGGTGGTCAATTTTCCGTCCAAGATGGTGTGATGAAAATCAACAAAGGCACCGGTTGGCTTCGGTCCAACGGCACTTATGGAGATTTTACCATGACGATGGAATTTCGCTTCCTCGAAAAGGGAGCCAATAGCGGAATCTTTGTTCGAACAGGAGCCACCAGTAAAGACGACGAGAACGGCTGGCCAGACAACGGATATCAGGTGCAATGCATTGACGAAACGGTGCATCAGTATCCACTCGGATTCATCATCCCATACGGTGCACCTGAATTTCAATCAAAGTCCTCCATTGAAGCCTTGAAAAGTGTCTATAAACCAGCCGGCGAATGGCACAGCTACGAAATCACCTGTAAAGGTGATACCATGAACATAAAACTCAACGGGGCCGTCATAACAACCGCTACCAGTATCAAAAACCTTACCGGGCACGTAGGAATCCAGGCCGAGGATGGATTGCTTGAGTTTAGAAAAATCGAAATAGAGCAGCTCTAG